The window GATCCCCGGGTGGTGCGCCTGATCCCCGAGAAAATGGCCCGTCGGGCCGGGGTGATGCCCCTGGTTCGCAACGAGGCCAATGAACTCTTGCTGGCCTGCAACGGTCCGGTGCCCCGGGCCATGCTCCAGAACATTTCGCGTCTGGTCCGGGCTCCCGTGCGTCTGGTTCTGGTCACGGAACGGCAACTGCGCAAGATCCAGCAAATGGCCTATGCCCGGGAATTCGACACCAAGATCGACTTCCGGACCCAGTCGGTGAACGGCGAAGATCTGAACGCGGTGGTGGAACTGCTGGAGAAGCTGATGGTCCGGGCCATTTCCCAGAACAACGTGTCGGACATCCACTTCGAACCGCAGATGGACGGCTTTCTGGTCCGCTTCCGCGAGGACGGGATGCTGCGCCGGGTGGAGTCCCTGCCCGCGGCCATGGGCCAAAAGCTGATCTCCCGGATCAAGGTTCTGGCCAACCTGGACATCGCTGAACGTCGCGCCCCCCAGGACGGCTCCTTCGCCTTCCAGCCCACCCGGCTGAAGGTTGAGGTGGAAGCCGTGAATCTGCGCGTGTCCATCCTACCGGTGAACTACGGCGAAAAGGCCGTACTTCGGCTGCTGCCGCCCCATGACGAGGAAATCCTGCTGGACTCCCTGGGCATGGACGAAAAGAGCCTGACCAGGTTCAAGTCCATCCTGCGCTCCCCGCATGGTTTGATCCTGGTCACCGGCCCCACGGGGTCGGGGAAGTCCACGACCCTGTACGGGGCCCTGCAACTGTTGCGTTCGGACACGACGAACATCACCTCCCTGGAGGATCCGGTGGAACTGACCCTGCGCGGAGTGAACCAGACCCAGGTGGACGGCGGCGTAAGGCTGGACTTCGCCTCCGGGTTGCGGTCCATCCTGCGCCAGGACCCGGACATCATCATGGTCGGCGAAATCCGGGACACGGACACACTGCGGGTCTCCCTGCGGGCCGCCATCACCGGCCACCTGGTCCTCTCCACCCTGCACACCAACGACGCGCCCAGCTCCTTTTCCCGGCTCCTGGACATGGGCGGAGAAGCCTTCCTGGTGGCCGTTTCGGCCCGGGCCATCCTGGCCCAGCGCCTGGTGCGCCTGGTCTGCGCCCACTGCAAACAACCCCGGCCCGTGAACCGGGCCGAACTGGACATGCTGGGCCTGCGGGACACGCCCGAAGGCGCGTTCATGATCCACCGTTCGCTCGACGGCTGCGATCTGTGCAACCACAAGGGCTACAGCG is drawn from Desulfonatronum sp. SC1 and contains these coding sequences:
- a CDS encoding GspE/PulE family protein, with product MMTRGDRFGGYLVQQGLITSENLEHVLSVQRVVQEKVGQLLIREGLLTEDQVMRALSDFTKIPLYTGNGTPTDPRVVRLIPEKMARRAGVMPLVRNEANELLLACNGPVPRAMLQNISRLVRAPVRLVLVTERQLRKIQQMAYAREFDTKIDFRTQSVNGEDLNAVVELLEKLMVRAISQNNVSDIHFEPQMDGFLVRFREDGMLRRVESLPAAMGQKLISRIKVLANLDIAERRAPQDGSFAFQPTRLKVEVEAVNLRVSILPVNYGEKAVLRLLPPHDEEILLDSLGMDEKSLTRFKSILRSPHGLILVTGPTGSGKSTTLYGALQLLRSDTTNITSLEDPVELTLRGVNQTQVDGGVRLDFASGLRSILRQDPDIIMVGEIRDTDTLRVSLRAAITGHLVLSTLHTNDAPSSFSRLLDMGGEAFLVAVSARAILAQRLVRLVCAHCKQPRPVNRAELDMLGLRDTPEGAFMIHRSLDGCDLCNHKGYSGRIGLFELLVVDEELRERIMHGATSHEIARTARAAGNYRSLLEDGVDKVKMGLTTPEEIMRVTME